In a genomic window of Lathamus discolor isolate bLatDis1 chromosome 4, bLatDis1.hap1, whole genome shotgun sequence:
- the AP1S2 gene encoding AP-1 complex subunit sigma-2 isoform X1: MQFMLLFSRQGKLRLQKWYVPLSDKEKKKITRELVQTVLARKPKMCSFLEWRDLKIVYKRYASLYFCCAIEDQDNELITLEIIHRYVELLDKYFGSVCELDIIFNFEKAYFILDEFLLGGEVQETSKKNVLKAIEQADLLQEEAETPRSVLEEIGLT; encoded by the exons ATGCAGTTTATGTTGCTTTTTAGTCGCCAGGGGAAACTGAGACTCCAGAAGTGGTATGTCCCATTATctgacaaagaaaagaagaaaatcacaaGGGAACTTGTTCAAACAGTATTAGCCCGCAAACCGAAAATGTGCAGCTTCCTGGAATGGAGAGACCTGAAGATTGTCTACAAAAG ATATGCAAGCCTCTATTTCTGCTGTGCTATTGAAGATCAGGACAACGAACTAATAACTCTAGAAATAATTCATCGCTATGTAGAACTTCTTGACAAGTATTTTGGCAGT GTATGTGAACTTGATATCATCTTCAATTTTGAAAAAGCCTATTTCATTCTGGATGAGTTCCTTTTAGGAGGGGAAGTTCAGGAGACTTCCAAGAAAAATGTTCTCAAAGCCATTGAACAGGCAGATCTTTTACAGGAG
- the AP1S2 gene encoding AP-1 complex subunit sigma-2 isoform X2: MQFMLLFSRQGKLRLQKWYVPLSDKEKKKITRELVQTVLARKPKMCSFLEWRDLKIVYKRYASLYFCCAIEDQDNELITLEIIHRYVELLDKYFGSVCELDIIFNFEKAYFILDEFLLGGEVQETSKKNVLKAIEQADLLQEPRHEYFNVPVY; the protein is encoded by the exons ATGCAGTTTATGTTGCTTTTTAGTCGCCAGGGGAAACTGAGACTCCAGAAGTGGTATGTCCCATTATctgacaaagaaaagaagaaaatcacaaGGGAACTTGTTCAAACAGTATTAGCCCGCAAACCGAAAATGTGCAGCTTCCTGGAATGGAGAGACCTGAAGATTGTCTACAAAAG ATATGCAAGCCTCTATTTCTGCTGTGCTATTGAAGATCAGGACAACGAACTAATAACTCTAGAAATAATTCATCGCTATGTAGAACTTCTTGACAAGTATTTTGGCAGT GTATGTGAACTTGATATCATCTTCAATTTTGAAAAAGCCTATTTCATTCTGGATGAGTTCCTTTTAGGAGGGGAAGTTCAGGAGACTTCCAAGAAAAATGTTCTCAAAGCCATTGAACAGGCAGATCTTTTACAGGAG